One window of the Spea bombifrons isolate aSpeBom1 chromosome 8, aSpeBom1.2.pri, whole genome shotgun sequence genome contains the following:
- the LOC128503553 gene encoding uncharacterized protein LOC128503553: MVHSCQCACIHQPHPNMDHWIRKNPEPSETPRSRKVPEESDLCPSVSLAALLVLIFILVVFVLLPAGAGRTKAMPLGHIGGRLVRLHPLFLSQSLATRWALESSLRPDRDGLITVAAVAKNDATQTLICFCSNVISLLSRQSETRNATKRLRDYKPENFSWVDGITRSSGSHRVAVVTQRVGQAPYGIILGQESDTTGGRHFWELTLSVPSVKNEGILHGEGSDVASKLLRHLHATRWNPKTFKEGLLPEDGLRVLQIIGDPYLENGFVC, from the coding sequence ATGGTTCACAGCTGTCAGTGTGCCTGTATCCATCAACCTCACCCCAACATGGACCATTGGATTAGGAAGAATCCGGAGCCTTCCGAGACGCCCAGGTCGAGAAAGGTCCCCGAAGAATCAGACCTGTGCCCCTCCGTCAGTCTGGCTGCTCTACTGGTCCTTATTTTCATCCTCGTCGTCTTCGTGCTCCTCCCGGCAGGTGCTGGGCGCACCAAAGCCATGCCTTTGGGACACATCGGGGGAAGGCTGGTCCGCTTACACCCGCTCTTCTTAAGTCAGTCGCTGGCCACTCGGTGGGCTTTGGAAAGCAGTTTGAGGCCAGATAGGGATGGACTGATCACGGTGGCAGCGGTCGCCAAGAATGATGCCACCCAGACTCTCATCTGCTTCTGCTCTAACGTCATTTCCCTTCTGTCCCGTCAAAGTGAGACTCGAAACGCGACCAAAAGGCTCCGAGATTACAAGCCTGAGAACTTTTCCTGGGTCGACGGTATCACCAGGTCTTCAGGAAGCCACCGCGTTGCAGTTGTCACTCAACGAGTAGGCCAAGCCCCTTATGGCATCATCCTGGGTCAGGAGAGCGACACAACTGGAGGAAGACACTTCTGGGAATTAACCCTTAGCGTACCATCAGTAAAAAACGAAGGAATCCTGCACGGTGAAGGCTCCGACGTTGCTTCCAAGCTCCTGAGGCATCTCCACGCGACAAGGTGGAacccaaaaacatttaaagaagggTTACTTCCCGAGGATGGTCTCAGAGTTCTCCAGATTATAGGCGATCCTTATCTGGAGAATGGATTTGTCTgctaa